One part of the Pseudoalteromonas ulvae UL12 genome encodes these proteins:
- a CDS encoding ABC transporter permease, giving the protein MILFKLARLSLANRKSSALLCLFTIAISVMLLLSIERIRIEAKASFSNTISGTDLIVGARSGATELLLASVFRIGHTTNMVSWQSYQEIKQQRGVKWTIPISLGDSHRGYAVLGTNLDYFTHYRYAKKQALHVEQGRLFAHPTEVVLGALAAKELGYELGQQIVVSHGAGNTSFHHHDAHPFTIVGILAATGTPVDKTVHIPLIAIDRIHDTSSTEHEHEHEHEHEQLTDLVGHPKQISAFLVGLNSPVFALQAQRNINQFKDEPLLAILPGFTLRQLWQMLSFVEKALWLISIAVVIISLLGMLTTLLSTLNQRRRELAILRSVGARPSHIFSLLSLESLLVTSAGVICGVLGFYLLIALCAPYLQSVAGISVSLSALSGYEVKLIASIIGAGLCVGFIPAVTAYRYSLADGMSIKL; this is encoded by the coding sequence ATGATTTTATTTAAACTCGCGCGACTTAGCCTAGCTAATCGAAAAAGCAGTGCTTTATTGTGTTTGTTCACCATTGCGATTAGTGTGATGCTTTTGCTCAGTATTGAGCGCATCCGTATTGAAGCCAAAGCGAGCTTTAGCAACACGATTTCTGGCACAGATTTAATCGTCGGCGCGCGCAGTGGCGCCACAGAGTTATTGCTCGCATCTGTTTTTCGCATTGGCCACACCACCAATATGGTCAGCTGGCAAAGCTACCAAGAAATTAAGCAACAACGAGGCGTTAAGTGGACCATCCCTATCTCGTTAGGAGACTCACATCGAGGTTACGCCGTTTTAGGCACTAACTTAGATTATTTCACCCACTACCGCTACGCCAAAAAACAAGCACTTCATGTAGAACAAGGTCGTCTTTTTGCCCATCCTACAGAAGTAGTATTAGGGGCGCTTGCAGCAAAAGAGCTGGGTTATGAACTCGGCCAGCAAATTGTGGTGTCTCATGGAGCAGGAAATACCAGCTTCCATCACCATGATGCGCATCCTTTCACGATTGTGGGAATTTTGGCCGCCACAGGCACACCCGTAGATAAAACGGTGCATATCCCGCTAATTGCGATTGATAGAATTCATGATACTTCCTCAACAGAGCATGAGCATGAGCATGAGCATGAGCATGAGCAGCTTACTGATTTAGTCGGCCATCCCAAACAAATTAGTGCTTTTCTAGTGGGATTAAACTCTCCTGTGTTTGCTTTGCAAGCCCAACGTAATATTAATCAGTTTAAGGATGAGCCCTTGTTGGCTATTTTGCCTGGCTTTACCCTCAGGCAATTATGGCAAATGCTGTCTTTTGTTGAAAAAGCCCTGTGGCTTATTTCAATCGCAGTGGTCATTATCAGCTTATTAGGCATGCTCACCACCTTACTGAGCACTTTGAATCAACGGCGTAGAGAGCTGGCTATTTTACGCTCAGTGGGAGCAAGGCCCAGCCATATTTTTAGCTTATTGAGTCTAGAGTCTTTGCTTGTAACCAGTGCAGGAGTGATTTGCGGAGTGCTTGGTTTTTATCTCTTAATTGCATTGTGCGCCCCTTATTTACAAAGCGTTGCAGGAATAAGCGTTTCGTTAAGTGCGTTATCAGGCTATGAAGTTAAGCTAATAGCCAGTATTATTGGCGCCGGATTGTGTGTTGGATTCATTCCTGCTGTGACAGCTTATCGATACTCGTTAGCGGATGGCATGAGTATCAAATTATGA
- a CDS encoding ATP-binding cassette domain-containing protein, which yields MLSLTHLQFHWPKQNKPVVDISQLEIAQGEQIFIFGPSGSGKSSLLSLLAGINVPTQGEVSLLGQPFSTLSAKKRDRFRADHIGYIFQNFNLISYLNPIENVILATAFSKKRAMHAIEQDGSIKQSAERLLTALELPQQYWHQSVMSLSIGQQQRVAAARALIGAPEIIIADEPTSALDNDNRERFISLLFQEAKKHHTSIVFVSHDLTLAPLFTRSVDITSLANTGVAQ from the coding sequence ATGCTTTCTCTTACACACCTTCAATTTCATTGGCCTAAGCAAAACAAACCGGTTGTCGATATTTCACAGCTCGAGATCGCACAAGGCGAACAGATTTTTATTTTTGGCCCTAGTGGCAGTGGTAAATCGAGTCTACTGTCGTTACTGGCTGGCATCAATGTACCAACCCAAGGCGAAGTCTCTTTATTAGGTCAGCCATTCAGTACACTGAGCGCGAAAAAACGCGACCGTTTTCGCGCTGATCATATTGGCTATATTTTTCAAAACTTCAATTTAATTAGCTACCTCAATCCAATTGAAAATGTCATATTGGCCACTGCGTTTTCTAAAAAACGTGCGATGCATGCGATTGAACAAGATGGTTCGATTAAGCAAAGTGCCGAGCGATTATTAACCGCGCTAGAATTACCACAACAATATTGGCACCAATCGGTGATGTCCCTGAGCATTGGCCAACAACAACGTGTGGCCGCTGCACGGGCTTTGATTGGTGCACCCGAAATCATTATCGCCGATGAACCTACCTCTGCGCTCGATAACGACAATCGTGAACGTTTTATTTCATTATTGTTTCAAGAGGCCAAAAAACACCACACTAGCATTGTTTTTGTCAGCCATGATTTAACCCTTGCGCCTTTATTTACCCGTAGTGTTGATATTACCAGCTTGGCCAATACAGGAGTCGCACAATGA
- a CDS encoding phosphoribosylaminoimidazolesuccinocarboxamide synthase, translating into MSTYKVLEVNDDLPIRTQGNVHSGKVRSVYWLTSADSERLIEEKGYQIPTDTPLAIMIISDRISAFDCIWQGENGLNGVPGKGIALNSVAAHWFKLFDQSGLAGNHIVDIPHPYIWIVRKAQTVKVEAIARQYITGSMWRDYAKGVRNFCGIDLPEGLQANQKLDEVLITPSTKGIITDVPDVPPVDDVNITRDNIVNNLAAFNFKSLADVDQYEKLLTEGFKLISAQLADLGQIFVDTKFEFGYVDEIDGSQTLIYIDEVGTPDSSRIWDEAAYKDGKIIENSKEGFRQLLINNVPDSDVLLNKDRMPEREALAQGYKLPVEVMMQVSDTYVGIASKIIGEQIEIPQDPRAEIIELLDKEYGLIDK; encoded by the coding sequence ATGAGCACCTATAAAGTATTGGAAGTCAATGACGACTTACCTATTCGCACCCAAGGTAATGTTCACAGCGGAAAAGTTCGCAGTGTTTATTGGTTAACCTCTGCCGACAGCGAACGTTTAATCGAAGAAAAAGGCTATCAGATCCCAACAGATACCCCTTTAGCTATTATGATTATTTCTGACCGCATTTCTGCATTTGATTGTATTTGGCAAGGTGAAAATGGCTTAAATGGTGTGCCAGGTAAAGGGATTGCGCTTAATTCTGTCGCGGCTCATTGGTTCAAGTTATTTGACCAATCAGGCCTTGCTGGTAACCATATTGTTGATATTCCACATCCGTATATTTGGATTGTGCGTAAAGCACAAACCGTAAAAGTAGAAGCCATTGCACGTCAATACATCACAGGCAGCATGTGGCGTGATTACGCCAAAGGCGTGCGTAATTTCTGTGGCATTGATTTACCAGAAGGCTTACAAGCAAATCAAAAACTCGATGAAGTCCTGATCACTCCGTCAACTAAAGGCATTATCACCGATGTGCCAGATGTGCCGCCTGTGGATGATGTGAATATCACTCGTGACAATATCGTTAATAATCTAGCGGCATTTAATTTCAAATCGCTTGCGGATGTTGACCAATACGAAAAGCTACTGACCGAAGGCTTTAAGCTGATCAGCGCACAACTGGCTGATTTAGGGCAAATTTTTGTCGATACAAAATTTGAGTTTGGTTATGTCGATGAAATCGATGGCAGCCAAACACTGATTTATATCGATGAAGTCGGCACGCCTGATTCGTCACGTATTTGGGATGAAGCGGCCTATAAAGATGGCAAAATCATTGAAAATTCAAAAGAAGGTTTCCGTCAATTGCTGATTAACAATGTTCCAGACAGTGACGTGTTATTAAATAAAGACCGGATGCCAGAGCGTGAAGCCCTTGCACAAGGCTACAAATTACCGGTTGAGGTGATGATGCAAGTGTCAGATACCTATGTTGGGATCGCAAGTAAGATTATTGGCGAGCAAATCGAGATCCCACAGGATCCACGTGCAGAAATTATCGAATTACTTGATAAAGAATATGGTTTAATCGACAAGTAA
- a CDS encoding polysaccharide deacetylase family protein, with the protein MKNKIQFVSRTLLGRARSKWTNLPSGIYCFTYHRIGDAKQCDFDANVYSCTAKRFEQHLMFYKKHFEVINQQQLQQLLESDKPLEKKYALISFDDGYIDNYKLAFPILRKHDLTALFFITTGYVSQHRIPWWDKIAWLIKKSECKKLYYPTDAKPVNLSRRNKNKVINDVLKRVKADNQTSMADKIDLLSELLGTQLNESMNDIQLFMNFEQVKEMHQAGMDIGAHTVNHCILSHEDSATQQIELAQSKAELETLLGTCVPLLAYPVGAFNCYNDDTIKLAQELGYQVAFTYEEGINLSPASNRFELLRFPIENNKSITRLKYALSYPKNVH; encoded by the coding sequence ATGAAAAATAAAATACAATTTGTGTCACGAACCTTATTAGGTCGTGCAAGATCTAAATGGACTAATTTGCCGTCTGGCATTTATTGTTTTACTTATCATAGAATTGGCGACGCAAAACAATGTGATTTTGATGCAAATGTCTATTCATGCACAGCAAAGCGTTTTGAGCAGCATTTAATGTTTTATAAAAAACATTTTGAAGTTATCAATCAGCAACAACTTCAGCAATTACTTGAAAGTGATAAACCGTTAGAAAAGAAATATGCATTAATTAGTTTCGATGATGGGTATATCGATAATTATAAATTGGCGTTCCCGATTTTACGAAAGCATGATTTAACCGCATTGTTTTTTATTACCACAGGGTATGTTAGTCAGCATAGAATACCGTGGTGGGATAAAATCGCATGGTTGATCAAAAAGTCAGAGTGTAAAAAATTATATTATCCAACAGATGCAAAGCCAGTAAACTTAAGCCGTCGCAATAAAAATAAAGTTATCAATGATGTACTTAAACGCGTCAAAGCGGATAATCAAACTTCAATGGCAGACAAAATTGATTTATTAAGTGAACTGTTAGGTACACAGCTAAATGAGTCAATGAATGACATTCAGTTATTTATGAATTTTGAACAAGTCAAAGAGATGCATCAAGCAGGCATGGATATCGGAGCACATACAGTTAATCATTGTATTTTGTCGCACGAAGATAGCGCTACGCAGCAGATTGAATTAGCGCAAAGTAAAGCTGAATTAGAAACGCTTTTAGGCACTTGTGTTCCTTTACTTGCCTATCCTGTGGGCGCATTTAATTGTTATAACGATGACACCATCAAGTTAGCGCAAGAGCTTGGTTATCAAGTGGCATTTACTTATGAAGAAGGGATTAATTTATCGCCTGCATCGAACCGTTTTGAGCTGTTACGATTCCCAATCGAAAATAATAAAAGTATCACACGGTTAAAATACGCATTATCGTATCCGAAAAATGTGCATTAA
- a CDS encoding GNAT family N-acetyltransferase — MSKMNSIALKKYTLKNDRPFIMASWQTLLANSDHSYFQSLEWMHAWLTHLPEHQDLDFWLMTNHNEPLAGLVIGTCSRKFLGVKPLVRAVVQGVGLEEFDLITPEYTGLVYNDLEQVDFALWSDTLLNHYHEVLLPYTSPVQSVRWINQKQAHCLYNEATYYADLNAFKDGESLFWQSISKNTKKQLKASLNAYEKMGSLNIEAAKDKTQAKEFLHELGKLSSLKWDSTNKNGAFDQQQFIVFHQNLIEKSFNNGHLQLLKVTAAEHVIGYLYNFIYQGSVYFYQCGFVYLEQNKFRPGLVCHYLCMQLNASKGALNYDFLAGDNRYKQSFATKQENMPTLLLQRNNWYLKLEKTLILYLKRLKKFQFKR, encoded by the coding sequence ATGAGCAAAATGAACAGTATCGCTTTAAAAAAATATACACTAAAAAATGATCGCCCATTCATCATGGCATCATGGCAAACGCTATTAGCAAATAGCGACCATAGCTATTTTCAATCTTTAGAATGGATGCATGCTTGGTTGACGCACTTGCCTGAGCATCAAGACTTAGATTTTTGGCTAATGACCAATCACAATGAGCCCTTAGCAGGCCTTGTTATTGGGACATGCTCGAGAAAATTTTTGGGTGTCAAACCATTAGTCAGAGCGGTTGTTCAAGGGGTGGGTCTTGAGGAGTTCGATCTCATTACTCCAGAATACACTGGGCTTGTTTATAATGACTTAGAGCAAGTTGATTTTGCGCTCTGGTCTGACACATTACTTAACCATTACCATGAAGTATTGCTACCTTACACCTCACCAGTACAATCGGTCAGGTGGATAAATCAAAAACAAGCACACTGTTTATATAATGAAGCCACTTATTATGCAGATTTGAACGCTTTTAAGGATGGAGAGTCCTTATTTTGGCAATCAATTAGTAAAAATACTAAGAAGCAGCTAAAAGCCTCATTGAATGCATATGAGAAAATGGGGTCATTAAACATTGAAGCAGCCAAAGATAAAACGCAGGCGAAAGAATTTTTGCATGAGCTGGGTAAATTGAGTTCACTTAAATGGGACTCAACGAATAAAAACGGCGCGTTTGATCAACAGCAATTTATTGTCTTTCATCAAAACCTGATTGAAAAATCATTTAATAACGGTCATCTACAATTGTTGAAAGTCACTGCTGCAGAGCACGTGATTGGCTATTTATACAATTTTATCTATCAAGGTAGCGTGTATTTCTATCAGTGCGGATTTGTATATTTAGAGCAAAACAAATTTAGACCGGGTTTAGTGTGTCATTACCTTTGCATGCAATTAAATGCGAGCAAAGGCGCGTTGAATTATGATTTTTTGGCTGGCGATAATCGCTATAAACAAAGTTTCGCAACCAAACAGGAGAACATGCCAACGCTATTATTACAGCGTAATAATTGGTATTTGAAATTGGAAAAAACGCTAATTTTATACCTTAAGCGACTGAAAAAATTCCAATTTAAACGTTAA